One Amaranthus tricolor cultivar Red isolate AtriRed21 chromosome 1, ASM2621246v1, whole genome shotgun sequence DNA window includes the following coding sequences:
- the LOC130820931 gene encoding uncharacterized protein LOC130820931, with translation MRTPSLLAQCLPGLVPHDRGSRSISAVSDRDAHFTPPAVEIVPSKVVQTSKYEAEQANGQGLHEFKGKINVADIVGFSGLETICPKTNALLKSWDSSIDVVNVLKHEIRDGQLSFRGKRVLELSCSYGLPGIFACLKGASTVHFQELNAETIRCATIPNVLANLEHARERQSRQPEGPLTPSRQPLAPAVHFYAGDWEELPTVLSVMRNEVFEATPGMSMCFSEDDLNDGCSSQDGSITGQESSAKPRRSRKLSGSRAWERASEADHAEGGYDVILMTEIPGSVTSLKKLYALIKKCLRPPYGVLYLATKKNYVGFHSGSRHLRSILDEENTFGVHLVNEIADREIWKLFHK, from the exons ATGCGTACTCCGTCATTATTGGCACAATGCTTGCCAGGATTAGTGCCTCATGATCGAGGAAGTCGGAGTATCTCTGCTGTTTCAGATAGAGATGCACACTTTACTCCACCGGCTGTCGAAATTGTCCCTTCAAAG GTGGTGCAGACTTCTAAGTATGAAGCAGAGCAAGCTAATGGGCAAGGGCTCCATGAATTCAAG GGAAAGATTAATGTTGCAGATATTGTTGGCTTCAGTGGGCTGGAGACTATATGCCCTAAAACAAATG CATTACTAAAATCGTGGGATAGTTCTATCGATGTTGTGAATGTCCTAAAACATGAGATCCGTGATGGACAGTTAAGCTTCCGGGGAAAACGAGTACTTGAG CTTTCATGCAGCTATGGACTTCCTGGTATCTTTGCATGCTTGAAG GGTGCCAGTACTGTGCATTTTCAAGAGTTAAATGCAGAAACTATAAGATGTGCAACGATACCCAATGTGTTAGCTAATTTGGAGCATGCTCGAGAGAGGCAAAGCCGCCAACCCGAAGGCCCTCTGACTCCATCTAGGCAACCCTTGGCTCCAGCTGTGCATTTTTATGCTGGGGACTGGGAAGAGCTACCCACAGTTTTATCTGTTATGCGTAATGAGGTTTTCGAAGCCACACCTGGGATGAGTATGTGCTTTTCAGAAGACGATTTAAATGATGGATGCAGTAGCCAAGATGGCAGCATAACTGGCCAGGAGTCCTCTGCTAAGCCTAGACGTTCTCGAAAGCTTTCGGGAAGCCGTGCTTGGGAAAGGGCTAGTGAGGCAGATCATGCGGAAGGTGGTTATGATGTCATTTTGATGACCGAGATTCCTGGCTCAGTTACCTCTTTAAAGAAACTATATGCATTGATAAAGAAG TGTCTTAGGCCTCCCTATGGAGTACTATATTTAGCAACAAAGAAGAACTATGTTGGCTTCCACAGCGGATCTCGACATTTGAGAAGTATATTAGATGAAGAAAACACTTTTGGAGTTCATTTAGTGAACGAGATAGCTGATAGAGAGATCTGGAAGCTTTTCCACAAATGA